In the genome of Conger conger chromosome 8, fConCon1.1, whole genome shotgun sequence, one region contains:
- the amn1 gene encoding protein AMN1 homolog: MSVYSLLDLCLDCFAKYADNYHSDIEALPVCIKDKLVRIMTRQGTVTDFNIRQLLHPGIHTLDLQICRVSDSSLLQIRCPGLRRILLRGCREITSAGVGALAQSCPSLQVVDLGGCVGLTDEGVLALAHRCPLLEVVSLRGCSALSDAALLALGRNCRLLHSVYFSETRVTDEGVVGLATGVCSGSLKELQMARCQFLTDVAVMAVLTHCPSIRIFNFHGCPLISDQSRGALQNLVGPGKIQQVSWTVY, from the exons ATGTCTGTATATTCGCTCTTGGACCT ATGCCTGGACTGTTTTGCAAAATATGCCGACAATTACCACAGCGACATTGAAGCTTTACCCGTTTGCATCAAGGACAAACTAGTGCGGATAATGACTCGACAGGGCACGGTGACCGACTTCAACATCAGGCAG CTGTTGCATCCTGGGATTCACACCCTGGACCTGCAGATATGCAGAGTGTCGGACTCCTCCCTGCTGCAGATACGCTGCCCCGGACTGCGTCGGATTCTCCTGAGGGGCTGCAGAGAGATCACCTCAGCAG gtgtgggGGCGCTGGCACAGTCCTGCCCCAGCCTGCAGGTGGTGGATCTGGGCGGCTGCGTTGGGCTGACAGACGAGGgcgtgttagcgttagcgcaccGCTGCCCCCTGCTTGAGGTCGTCTCACTGAGGGGCTGCTCAGCCCTGAGTGACGCCGCCCTGCTGGCTCTCGGTCGCAACTGCAGGCTCCTGCACAGCGTCTACTTCTCAGAAACCCGT GTGACAGATGAAGGTGTTGTTGGGCTAGCTACTGGAGTGTGCTCTGGCAGTCTAAAG GAGCTCCAGATGGCGCGTTGTCAGTTCCTGACTGACGTGGCGGTGATGGCGGTTCTGACTCACTGTCCGAGCATCAGGATCTTCAACTTCCATGGCTGCCCGCTGATCTCAG ATCAGTCCCGAGGGGCTCTGCAGAACCTTGTTGGCCCGGGTAAGATCCAGCAGGTGTCCTGGACCGTGTACTGA